One region of Lagopus muta isolate bLagMut1 chromosome 13, bLagMut1 primary, whole genome shotgun sequence genomic DNA includes:
- the SERTM2 gene encoding serine-rich and transmembrane domain-containing 2, with translation MTEIYFKFHGNLTGRIHYPTLATEVDKAADKYSGLYVYVGLFLTVLAILLILLFTLLLRLKHVVSPVTTPPESTENVQQFTDVEMHFRIPTT, from the coding sequence ATGACTGagatttatttcaaattccATGGAAACTTGACTGGACGCATTCACTATCCAACTCTGGCTACAGAAGTAGACAAAGCAGCAGATAAATATTCTGGTCTCTATGTGTATGTGGGATTGTTCTTAACAGTTCTGGCTATCCTTCTCATATTGCTTTTCACCTTGCTTTTGCGCCTGAAGCATGTTGTTTCCCCAGTCACCACACCTCCAGAGAGCACTGAGAATGTCCAGCAGTTCACAGATGTGGAAATGCACTTCAGGATTCCTACCACTTAG